A genome region from Arachis duranensis cultivar V14167 chromosome 8, aradu.V14167.gnm2.J7QH, whole genome shotgun sequence includes the following:
- the LOC107461221 gene encoding uncharacterized protein LOC107461221 isoform X1 gives MLRDGGETPSRHELLSMVKKHSNLIGKTVVEEQDASDVEMDMKFWHDVFDLYFVRGKESRGRQDDDLVFFVRKLASRGSGSNNNADNLDPYFVRRWAPELKNLVDETSLNVDWRRSFYLNLIAHTSFSVTVAICSYQVLQNHQSGQDTPLSPVYKVVKTVYASPSRVNFQLDSKKEVETTPAYPDICFAIDDFDSTFDTVVLTEKDHCYCVVLNAHDGAAFPSEKGSNDCSTSDNSSPKVDSSSAKKKDTKLTLFSGFVSYQMVRDAYDAGKSRFGSLLSVGHYTGKTDRIYMKGPGGRGEVEVAVSGVTDQSQQDSGPSSPVISKNGLGLGVIFRRAASVATVAARHAYAAASSSGPDFDEMIPLKCSLMSISLPWEYIAYDLLFKGAPPVNM, from the exons ATGCTTCGCGATGGAGGCGAAACCCCCTCAAG GCATGAATTGCTGAGCATGGTAAAGAAGCACTCTAATTTGATAGGCAAAACGGTAGTGGAGGAGCAAGATGCTTCCGATGTCGAAATGGACATGAAATTCTGGCATGACGTTTTTGATCTGTACTTTGTCCGTGGCAAAGAATCAAGGGGACGCCAAGATGATGATCTCGTTTTCTTTGTCAGGAAATTG GCTTCCCGTGGTTCTGGTTCCAACAACAATGCGGACAATCTTGATCCTTATTTTGTACGCAGGTGGGCACCCGAG TTGAAAAACTTAGTTGATGAAACTTCACTAAATGTGGACTGGAGGCGTTCTTTTTACTTGAATTTGATTGCTCATACATCATTCAGTGTAACTGTTGCAATTTGCAG TTACCAGGTCCTTCAGAATCATCAATCTGGGCAGGATACACCATTATCCCCCGTATACAAG GTTGTAAAGACTGTTTATGCATCTCCAAGTCGAGTAAATTTTCAATTGGACTCCAAAAAG GAAGTGGAGACAACACCTGCTTATCCAGATATATGTTTTGCAATTGATGATTTTGACTCCACCTTTGATACTGTG GTATTGACTGAAAAAGATCATTGCTATTGTGTAGTTCTTAACGCACATGACGGGGCTGCATTTCCTAGTGAAAAGGGGTCAAACGATTGCAGTACTAGTGACAACTCTTCTCCGAAAGTTGATAGTAGTTCAGCTAAGAAGAAGGATACTAAG CTTACCCTGTTCTCAGGATTTGTCAGCTATCAGATGGTTCGAGATGCTTATGATG CTGGCAAGTCTCGATTTGGGAGCCTTCTATCAGTAGGCCATTATACAGGAAAAACAGATAGGATTTACATGAAAGGTCCCGGAGGTAGAGGGGAAGTTGAAGTAGCTGTTTCTGGTGTTACAG ATCAAAGTCAGCAGGACTCTGGTCCATCTTCTCCAGTTATATCAAAGAATGGGTTGGGTCTTGGTGTAATTTTTCGCAGAGCCGCATCAGTTGCAACAGTAGCAGCAAGGCATGCTTATGCAGCTGCCTCTTCCTCTGGTCCTGACTTCGATGAAATGATACCTTTGAAATGCAGCTTAATGTCCATATCATTGCCCTGGGAATATATAGCGTATGATCTTCTGTTCAAG GGAGCTCCTCCAGTGAACATGTGA
- the LOC107461221 gene encoding uncharacterized protein LOC107461221 isoform X2 — translation MLRDGGETPSRHELLSMVKKHSNLIGKTVVEEQDASDVEMDMKFWHDVFDLYFVRGKESRGRQDDDLVFFVRKLASRGSGSNNNADNLDPYFVRRWAPELKNLVDETSLNVDWRRSFYLNLIAHTSFSVTVAICSYQVLQNHQSGQDTPLSPVYKVVKTVYASPSRVNFQLDSKKEVETTPAYPDICFAIDDFDSTFDTVVLTEKDHCYCVVLNAHDGAAFPSEKGSNDCSTSDNSSPKVDSSSAKKKDTKLTLFSGFVSYQMVRDAYDAGKSRFGSLLSVGHYTGKTDRIYMKGPGGRGEVEVAVSGVTEVRQKDE, via the exons ATGCTTCGCGATGGAGGCGAAACCCCCTCAAG GCATGAATTGCTGAGCATGGTAAAGAAGCACTCTAATTTGATAGGCAAAACGGTAGTGGAGGAGCAAGATGCTTCCGATGTCGAAATGGACATGAAATTCTGGCATGACGTTTTTGATCTGTACTTTGTCCGTGGCAAAGAATCAAGGGGACGCCAAGATGATGATCTCGTTTTCTTTGTCAGGAAATTG GCTTCCCGTGGTTCTGGTTCCAACAACAATGCGGACAATCTTGATCCTTATTTTGTACGCAGGTGGGCACCCGAG TTGAAAAACTTAGTTGATGAAACTTCACTAAATGTGGACTGGAGGCGTTCTTTTTACTTGAATTTGATTGCTCATACATCATTCAGTGTAACTGTTGCAATTTGCAG TTACCAGGTCCTTCAGAATCATCAATCTGGGCAGGATACACCATTATCCCCCGTATACAAG GTTGTAAAGACTGTTTATGCATCTCCAAGTCGAGTAAATTTTCAATTGGACTCCAAAAAG GAAGTGGAGACAACACCTGCTTATCCAGATATATGTTTTGCAATTGATGATTTTGACTCCACCTTTGATACTGTG GTATTGACTGAAAAAGATCATTGCTATTGTGTAGTTCTTAACGCACATGACGGGGCTGCATTTCCTAGTGAAAAGGGGTCAAACGATTGCAGTACTAGTGACAACTCTTCTCCGAAAGTTGATAGTAGTTCAGCTAAGAAGAAGGATACTAAG CTTACCCTGTTCTCAGGATTTGTCAGCTATCAGATGGTTCGAGATGCTTATGATG CTGGCAAGTCTCGATTTGGGAGCCTTCTATCAGTAGGCCATTATACAGGAAAAACAGATAGGATTTACATGAAAGGTCCCGGAGGTAGAGGGGAAGTTGAAGTAGCTGTTTCTGGTGTTACAG AGGTTAGACAGAAAGATGAATGA
- the LOC107461128 gene encoding protein FAR1-RELATED SEQUENCE 5-like, producing the protein MASPSPSMERRSEILFEVHPPILRVSLNYRVVAIWHRVAGDEDTTGGKANHGVGSVEGEGFAGLESDEYDLQEDETENDHPVEGERSAGMESDENDFQEDDTEHDRHAEADVDNGDAVELEDALDGARGMSENYAEDEFYAVDSGKSIGWIDFLNLSTEDVLRFNFADVDIAFEFYQQYAKHHGFGARRSRSEKLGEVRIRQEFVCHRQGFRSPKFYSMPNRQKRPRAETRCGCPARMLLRMDDESGCWHVAFFSDAHNHHVLELRFSSMLPGHRRMSEADIEQMNDMRKGGIGVSRIHGFMASLAGGYHNVPYTTRDMDNVNAKQRREGGLDAESCLRYLRECKANDPALYYKEVVDGEGVLQHLFWCDGTSQIDYQVFGDVVAFDATYKKNVYLSPLVVFSGVNHHNQTVVFAAALVADEKEETYVWLLQQLQTSMKGKAPVSIITDGDRQMKSAIEQVFPEAHHRLCAWHLLRNATSNIGKPKFTRMFRDCMLGDYEF; encoded by the exons ATGGCTTCGCCATCTCCATCAATGGAAAGAAG GTctgaaattttatttgaagtaCATCCCCCAATTTTGCGTGTTTCGCTAAATTACCGCGTTGTTGCTATTTGGCACAGGGTTGCTGGGGATGAAGATACCACTGGGGGCAAAGCAAACCATGGAGTTGGATCGGTTGAGGGCGAAGGCTTTGCAGGGTTGGAGTCGGACGAGTATGATTTACAGGAAGATGAAACAGAAAACGACCATCCAGTTGAGGGCGAACGCTCTGCAGGGATGGAGTCGGACGAGAATGACTTTCAGGAAGACGATACAGAACACGACCGTCATGCAGAGGCCGATGTCGACAATGGGGATGCGGTTGAATTGGAAGACGCTTTGGACGGCGCCAGAGGAATGTCTGAGAATTATGCGGAAGACGAGTTTTACGCCGTTGATTCCGGTAAGTCCATAGGTTGGATTGATTTTTTGAACTTGAGCACGGAGGATGTTCTCCGGTTTAATTTCGCAGATGTTGACATTGCATTTGAGTTCTATCAGCAATATGCAAAGCACCATGGATTCGGCGCGAGACGTTCCAGAAGCGAAAAACTCGGCGAAGTAAGGATACGGCAGGAGTTCGTGTGCCACCGACAAGGGTTCCGATCCCCGAAGTTCTACTCGATGCCTAACCGGCAAAAGAGGCCGAGGGCCGAGACACGGTGTGGATGCCCTGCAAGGATGTTACTCCGCATGGACGATGAATCAGGATGTTGGCACGTTGCGTTCTTTTCAGACGCGCATAACCACCACGTTCTTGAGTTGCGATTTTCTTCCATGCTCCCAGGCCATCGGAGGATGAGCGAAGCGGACATCGAGCAGATGAACGACATGCGCAAAGGGGGCATTGGCGTCTCCCGAATCCACGGTTTTATGGCGAGCCTGGCCGGCGGGTATCATAATGTCCCGTACACAACAAGGGACATGGACAATGTAAATGCGAAGCAACGAAGGGAGGGTGGCCTAGATGCGGAATCGTGCTTGAGGTATCTCCGAGAGTGCAAGGCAAATGATCCAGCACTGTACTACAAGGAAGTCGTTGACGGTGAGGGCGTGTTGCAACACTTGTTTTGGTGTGACGGCACCAGCCAAATTGATTACCAGGTGTTTGGAGACGTGGTTGCGTTTGATGCAACGTACAAGAAAAATGTTTACCTTTCACCTCTCGTAGTATTCTCCGGTGTGAATCACCACAACCAAACGGTTGTCTTTGCCGCTGCACTGGTGGCAGACGAGAAAGAAGAGACCTATGTCTGGCTGCTTCAGCAGTTGCAAACTTCAATGAAAGGGAAGGCTCCCGTGTCCATAATAACCGACGGTGACAGGCAAATGAAGTCTGCGATCGAGCAAGTTTTTCCGGAGGCTCACCATCGACTCTGCGCTTGGCATCTACTCCGAAATGCCACGAGCAACATTGGAAAGCCCAAATTCACCAGGATGTTTAGGGATTGCATGCTCGGCGACTACGAGTTTTGA
- the LOC107461127 gene encoding protein FAR1-RELATED SEQUENCE 9-like encodes MIEKFGVADKRWVQDMYERRHSWATAHIRGKFFAGFRTTSRCEGLHVVISRYVKSRYSYTEFLRHFHRCLMFVRAKEVEANFECTKGDPVMTTNLKQLERSAADNYTRAIFYLFVPILDRACAMRVVDSEDNGSYFIHTVSRYGTPGKEWRVVATSDTREVRCTCMRMECFGVPYEHIIAVLVLNNVHEIPRSLILPRWTKDAKLVAVESMGVIWDSVQLTQHWCLMDWYRKVCKIACHSTKKFQFARDIAVLMLKHFENEDAGNTSFPHEGPPTEGGRPPARNPPRRNTKGNSAHGGKKTQRCRLCWEVGHNRTTCSERRTMEPSSSVAEDIDSMDTDMVYDNLSGDLYATAEIPSFQCSDSDTQAGFANSNFAGTKTSGPVMSLAD; translated from the exons ATGATTGAGAAATTTGGAGTGGCCGATAAAAGATGGGTACAGGACATGTACGAGAGAAGGCACAGTTGGGCCACAGCACACATACGGGGAAAGTTCTTTGCTGGATTTCGAACAACATCAAGGTGCGAGGGCTTGCACGTTGTGATATCACGGTATGTTAAGTCTCGATACAGCTACACTGAGTTTTTACGTCATTTCCATCGATGCTTGATGTTCGTCCGCGCAAAGGAGGTGGAGGCTAATTTCGAGTGCACAAAGGGTGACCCTGTTATGACCACCAACCTGAAACAGCTGGAGCGGAGTGCAGCCGACAACTACACTCGTGCGATATTCTATTTGTTTGTTCCCATTCTTGACAGGGCCTGTGCAATGAGGGTGGTTGACTCTGAAGACAACGGTTCCTATTTTATTCACACCGTCTCTCGATACGGCACTCCGGGGAAGGAGTGGCGTGTTGTTGCAACGTCTGATACGAGGGAGGTCCGATGCACGTGCATGAGAATGGAATGTTTCGGGGTCCCCTACGAACATATAATTGCGGTGCTTGTTCTTAACAATGTTCATGAGATCCCGAGGTCTCTGATATTACCGAGATGGACCAAGGATGCAAAACTTGTGGCGGTGGAGTCGATGGGCGTGATTTGGGATTCTGTACAACTGACGCAACACTGGTGCCTGATGGATTGGTACCGGAAAGTGTGCAAGATTGCATGTCACAGCACCAAAAAGTTCCAGTTTGCAAGAGACATAGCCGTGCTGATGCTGAAGCACTTCGAGAACGAAGATGCAGGGAACACCAGTTTTCCACACGAGGGGCCACCTACTGAGGGTGGCAGACCCCCGGCGCGAAATCCACCCAGGCGCAATACAAAGGGTAACAGTGCTCATGGTGGAAAGAAGACCCAGCGATGTCGTTTGTGCTGGGAGGTGGGACACAACAGGACGACGTGTTCGGAGCGTCGCACAATGGAACCATCCAGCTCAGTTGCAGAAGACATAGATTCGATGGACACTGACATG GTCTATGATAACCTATCCGGCGATCTGTATGCGACCGCGGAGATTCCTTCGTTCCAATGCTCCGATAGTGACACGCAGGCTGGGTTTGCTAACAGCAACTTTGCTGGGACCAAGACGTCCGGGCCAGTCATGTCTCTCGCCGATTGA
- the LOC110274806 gene encoding uncharacterized protein LOC110274806 — protein MRCIRPAVGGYNQPFRAKLASQVSVNKKAVGMRTHDAISREGSSSISSSSVDAPTPRCHCGVRSPIRSAWKCDYPGRRFYGCSGYRTSRKCSFFQWYDPEPPPRYSDVIRRLLETNEGIRSENMELKKTRQELLDELRSLQHSLYETRANLEAAISASTAMEDNMLASVATTRRRGVLITVLISAIILLVFLPVKIA, from the exons ATGAG ATGCATCCGGCCCGCGGTTGGGGGCTATAATCAACCGTTCCGTGCCAAGTTGGCGTCACAGGTGTCAGTCAACAAGAAGGCCGTTGGGATGCGAACACATGATGCCATTAGCAGAGAG GGATCCTCTTCCATAAGCTCGTCCTCCGTCGATGCACCGACGCCTCGATGTCACTGTGGCGTCAGGTCGCCAATCAGATCCGCTTGGAAATGTGACTATCCGGGCAGAAGGTTTTATGGATGTTCTGGGTACAGAACCAGCAGGAAATGCTCGTTCTTTCAGTGGTACGATCCAGAGCCCCCACCTCGTTACTCCGACGTCATTCGCAGGTTGCTAGAAACGAACGAGGGCATTAGAAGCGAGAACATGGAGTTGAAGAAGACAAGACAGGAACTCCTAGACGAGCTGCGTTCTTTGCAACATAGTTTGTATGAAACAAGGGCAAATCTGGAGGCCGCCATTTCAGCATCTACGGCCATGGAAGACAACATGCTTGCGAGTGTCGCGACGACGAGGAGGCGAGGTGTTCTGATCACCGTGTTGATATCCGCGATCATTTTGTTGGTTTTTTTACCGGTGAAGATCGCTTGA
- the LOC107461125 gene encoding uncharacterized protein LOC107461125: MERFCNASELPRDVCVVIAIKVATTSIEDLCRFRMTCCVARDVGDDDTVLRMVVIPPLHDMNWVWIRDPIGRRFFERCIEIGHPELLFREALRELYIRRNHTVGWEMLQNVARNGLDAAKYALSMELLLQRDDRDAKKEGLELFRTLEACNLLPACYSSCFAVLTISWPDEVQMPDKGEEHTVCDSTRCLTRCHMGLLYDYRRRAAERGSIHGVGGANHIRCIRCRADYEVERFVDIARV; encoded by the coding sequence ATGGAGCGTTTCTGTAACGCCTCCGAACTACCCCGCGACGTTTGTGTCGTCATAGCCATTAAAGTCGCGACGACATCGATTGAGGACCTGTGCAGGTTCCGTATGACATGTTGCGTTGCGCGTGATGTAGGCGACGACGATACTGTGCTCAGGATGGTTGTCATACCACCTCTGCATGACATGAATTGGGTGTGGATACGGGACCCTATTGGGCGAAGATTTTTCGAGAGGTGCATTGAGATTGGTCACCCGGAACTTCTGTTTCGGGAGGCACTGCGGGAGCTCTACATAAGACGTAACCACACCGTCGGATGGGAAATGCTGCAAAATGTAGCAAGGAATGGGCTGGACGCCGCCAAGTACGCACTTTCAATGGAGTTGCTCCTCCAAAGGGACGACAGAGACGCCAAAAAAGAAGGTTTGGAACTATTTCGCACGCTCGAAGCGTGTAACTTACTCCCGGCATGTTACTCGAGTTGCTTCGCAGTCCTCACAATTTCTTGGCCAGATGAAGTCCAAATGCCGGATAAGGGAGAAGAACATACAGTATGTGACTCGACAAGATGCTTGACCCGATGCCACATGGGTCTTCTCTATGACTACCGCCGAAGGGCGGCAGAGCGGGGCTCCATCCACGGTGTCGGAGGCGCCAACCATATTCGGTGCATTCGTTGTCGCGCCGACTACGAGGTGGAACGATTCGTTGACATAGCTAGGGTTTAG
- the LOC107461124 gene encoding putative F-box protein At1g67623, translating into MVASNSIEDLFNMQASCRLFASACNSDAVYRHALVSVLPIACFLDYSGMPAMTFLHRCARARNPAAMLRVGMSHLFWCGHRRGGMRTLTEAAKLGDVEACYIAAMLLLSLGDKTDDEVRRGFEFFCVVRESGTVERCREVFTQVFAGPWSDIPPANPEESVSSCFGSCRTRGTIGDDSNLSSVACVQCLAEYEVRKFLGSYCI; encoded by the coding sequence ATGGTTGCATCGAATTCGATTGAGGATCTGTTCAACATGCAGGCGAGTTGCAGGTTATTTGCATCTGCATGCAATTCCGACGCCGTGTACAGGCACGCCTTGGTGTCGGTGTTGCCGATCGCTTGCTTCCTCGACTACTCCGGTATGCCTGCAATGACATTTCTGCATCGATGCGCCAGAGCGCGGAATCCGGCCGCTATGCTCCGCGTTGGGATGTCTCATTTATTCTGGTGTGGCCACCGCAGAGGTGGTATGCGGACCCTGACCGAGGCAGCAAAGTTGGGCGATGTGGAGGCCTGCTACATCGCTGCGATGCTGCTTCTGTCGCTTGGTGACAAAACAGATGATGAGGTCCGCCGTGGATTCGAATTTTTTTGCGTCGTTCGTGAGTCTGGCACAGTCGAAAGGTGCAGGGAGGTCTTCACGCAGGTGTTCGCCGGCCCGTGGTCTGATATACCCCCGGCGAACCCAGAAGAGTCCGTGTCTTCCTGTTTCGGTAGTTGCCGTACCCGTGGGACCATTGGTGATGACAGCAATCTGTCCAGTGTGGCGTGTGTGCAATGCCTGGCCGAATACGAGGTGCGGAAGTTCTTAGGGAGTTATTGCATTTAA